A region of Pseudomonas putida DNA encodes the following proteins:
- a CDS encoding SAVED domain-containing protein, producing the protein MQALLSYLMGIGTKLVNFLTRKRNIGLGIAAVGVGIIAIVGAGSFTLEFHQFFGVIEAFKFSNEGGLSDFLSTLCAYFGLLIIAIGVSMAYSDWRNERKERERKRVVVVELRGLVDTSDHPLLEAVPESLVGQRRSLLLDVRQKLSSNPPQVAQVLDEIYLMPRFLRSIREENARGDVQVVAGGIMQVPLLFFTGVVLEDEGNILVMEWDRINSRWGELAEADSGDRFAITGLENVQPGGEVVVAVSASYVASLPDIEKAFPGVPLVHLRHPKALPNQLWYAGENAALQNQFLQTLGQLEGLKVSMVHLILAAPASICINFGRRYDPHNMPPLRCYQWQRAEENPYPWAVEMPSAPEQPGKYVQHFLPEFDATK; encoded by the coding sequence ATGCAGGCATTGCTGTCTTACCTGATGGGGATCGGCACTAAACTCGTCAATTTCCTAACCCGAAAGCGCAACATTGGCTTGGGCATTGCGGCGGTTGGTGTCGGCATCATCGCCATCGTGGGGGCGGGCAGCTTCACCCTGGAATTCCATCAGTTCTTCGGGGTCATCGAAGCGTTCAAGTTTTCAAACGAGGGCGGACTGAGCGACTTCCTCAGCACCCTCTGTGCGTACTTTGGACTTCTGATCATCGCCATCGGTGTCTCCATGGCGTATAGCGACTGGCGCAATGAGCGCAAGGAGCGCGAAAGAAAGCGCGTAGTGGTAGTAGAACTGCGAGGCCTGGTGGATACCTCTGATCATCCATTGCTGGAAGCAGTCCCCGAAAGTCTTGTCGGTCAGCGTCGCAGTCTACTGCTGGATGTCAGGCAGAAGCTCTCATCAAACCCGCCTCAGGTTGCCCAGGTGCTGGATGAGATCTATCTGATGCCTCGCTTCCTAAGAAGCATCCGGGAAGAAAACGCCCGGGGGGATGTCCAAGTAGTCGCCGGCGGCATCATGCAGGTACCGCTGCTGTTCTTCACAGGCGTTGTGCTCGAAGACGAGGGTAATATCCTGGTCATGGAGTGGGATCGCATCAACTCTCGGTGGGGCGAACTTGCCGAAGCTGACTCCGGCGATCGCTTCGCCATCACCGGCCTGGAAAACGTTCAGCCGGGCGGTGAAGTGGTGGTGGCAGTGTCTGCGAGCTACGTGGCATCGCTCCCCGATATCGAAAAAGCATTTCCTGGCGTTCCACTGGTGCACCTGCGCCATCCCAAGGCACTGCCGAATCAGCTGTGGTACGCGGGCGAGAACGCCGCGTTGCAGAATCAGTTCCTGCAGACCCTTGGCCAATTGGAAGGCCTGAAGGTTTCCATGGTGCACCTTATCCTGGCGGCGCCAGCCAGCATCTGTATCAACTTTGGCCGCCGATATGACCCGCACAACATGCCCCCGCTTCGTTGCTATCAATGGCAGCGTGCCGAAGAAAATCCATACCCCTGGGCCGTAGAGATGCCATCCGCACCTGAGCAGCCTGGCAAGTACGTCCAACACTTCCTTCCCGAATTTGATGCCACCAAGTGA
- a CDS encoding sensor histidine kinase, giving the protein MVSEYRALRSSVLRLWLAQETSVEHPERVAEIIRFNEAIDQALMESIAAYGKAVETTRKLVLGVLGHDMRAPLTAITMGAGLLANAHQMGVREQKVVGQISVSVERANDMVNDLLDLARCNLSTGIPIQRQTFELRELCTSFVKEVSLAHPEATIVFEGISSLSANFDPQRMGQVISNLVINAIRHGDVKKPIQLRLTGSHGVAQIDVHNWGSPISPDELPYLFNPEARLARATDDSENTHGLGLGLFIANEIVTSHGGTIDVMSSDEDGTTFKVAFPQGS; this is encoded by the coding sequence ATGGTCTCCGAATACCGAGCCCTACGCTCCAGTGTATTGAGGCTGTGGCTGGCACAGGAGACTTCGGTTGAGCATCCCGAGCGCGTTGCTGAGATCATTCGCTTCAACGAGGCCATTGACCAGGCGTTGATGGAGTCTATTGCCGCGTATGGCAAAGCTGTCGAAACCACGCGTAAGCTCGTCCTGGGTGTTCTCGGCCATGATATGCGGGCGCCCCTGACGGCTATAACCATGGGGGCTGGTCTGCTCGCCAACGCCCATCAGATGGGGGTGAGGGAACAGAAAGTGGTCGGCCAGATTTCCGTAAGCGTCGAGCGGGCCAACGACATGGTCAACGACCTGCTCGATCTTGCCCGATGCAACCTCAGCACAGGGATACCCATACAGCGACAAACTTTTGAGCTGAGGGAATTGTGTACTTCGTTCGTAAAGGAGGTCAGCCTGGCTCACCCAGAGGCGACCATCGTCTTCGAAGGCATCTCTTCTCTGTCTGCCAACTTCGATCCGCAACGTATGGGGCAGGTGATTTCCAACCTAGTCATCAATGCTATACGACATGGGGATGTGAAAAAGCCTATTCAGCTGCGGCTTACTGGATCCCACGGCGTAGCGCAGATTGACGTTCACAACTGGGGGAGCCCAATTTCGCCCGATGAGTTGCCCTACCTATTCAACCCCGAGGCTCGCTTGGCGCGGGCCACGGATGACTCAGAAAACACCCATGGATTGGGGCTGGGGTTGTTCATCGCCAATGAAATTGTCACGAGCCATGGAGGCACGATAGACGTGATGTCAAGCGATGAAGACGGCACAACCTTCAAGGTCGCTTTCCCTCAAGGAAGCTAA
- a CDS encoding nucleotide-binding protein — protein sequence MNDRVFYSWQSDSPGNINRNFIQQALETAIADIHKDDTTDVEPVIDRDTLGLAGSPDISHSIFDKIDAASVFVCDVSIIDPSAARPTPNPNVLIELGYAIKALGWNRIIMVMNTTFGLPEKLPFDLRSKRITTYAIASDAAEKAPTRRALASTFVVALNTIFESHGSRPHATETSDARGNEAQPRAADTELFERFRTELPTKGSISFINEQNMAGFSWRLSQLDQLRHFYYEWDNVEHEFIDAQMETMRAQLHQLVGDYLEQIATYTFPTHNPDRQTVPPEWEIDKPELFASVVKGLHETAGKIVKLHGELFRTGRQKFDR from the coding sequence ATGAACGATCGCGTATTTTACTCTTGGCAATCTGACAGCCCCGGCAACATCAATCGAAATTTCATTCAGCAGGCACTGGAAACGGCGATTGCCGACATACACAAAGACGACACGACCGACGTTGAGCCGGTCATCGACCGAGACACACTTGGCCTGGCTGGCTCACCGGACATCAGCCACTCCATTTTCGACAAGATCGATGCCGCCTCGGTGTTCGTGTGCGATGTCTCAATCATCGACCCCTCGGCAGCAAGGCCGACACCGAATCCTAATGTGCTAATCGAACTGGGGTACGCGATCAAGGCTCTGGGCTGGAACCGCATCATCATGGTGATGAACACCACATTCGGCCTCCCAGAGAAGCTGCCCTTCGACCTCAGATCCAAGCGCATTACGACATACGCTATTGCAAGCGACGCGGCAGAAAAAGCGCCCACGAGAAGAGCGCTGGCAAGTACGTTTGTGGTGGCACTGAACACGATCTTTGAATCCCATGGGTCACGGCCGCACGCGACTGAAACCAGCGACGCTAGAGGCAATGAGGCTCAACCCCGCGCAGCGGATACCGAGCTGTTCGAGCGCTTCAGAACCGAGTTACCTACCAAGGGCAGCATCAGTTTCATAAACGAACAAAATATGGCCGGTTTTTCCTGGCGCCTCTCCCAGCTCGACCAGCTCAGGCATTTCTACTATGAGTGGGATAACGTCGAGCACGAATTCATCGATGCGCAAATGGAAACAATGCGCGCGCAGCTGCATCAGTTGGTCGGCGACTACCTGGAGCAGATCGCCACCTACACCTTCCCCACTCATAATCCGGACAGACAAACCGTCCCTCCAGAATGGGAAATCGATAAGCCAGAGTTATTCGCTTCAGTCGTCAAAGGCCTTCACGAGACCGCCGGAAAAATCGTCAAGCTGCACGGTGAACTCTTCCGTACGGGCCGGCAAAAATTTGATCGCTGA
- a CDS encoding RNaseH domain-containing protein produces MTISLRTNLFRFDPDELPAAVQYAASPAFKNGWQLLTNHFGRPYLPTEALEEMLSYITGGPVWINAQLLKGGPAIASLKEIQTDKLNRAVNVWAQHIMRKAPLEAQEFIKLLIPERAAPLYARDVMNDPRQSASAYKVVPWMLAQQLASQPMESSVPLNLEVSSDGNLLAWDSPLLYSYGERRAVAMHSVSTSLLLLHKVPSQYASVTVHLSHILPEWRHTTHSTWLKTERGISKFQIRTLPLVDGQFRTIYTSPSAELLELMGEGTLPALGGNEISLTGALRPIHAHTPIGSPIGSGVGTVILDQASFHLQKTLTSAKPMLTRYVGRLIAQRDKTGNDSVRPIRIAVVTAHTDIMMRINHAYEHLSALSPVFKGKPKPQVTLQQIQCKDAQRVLTTKTTSTDIQQWFTNELLPRLSAFAPDAAIIETAPEVATKDDHDPKHLLRALCAKHGISTQFIFHLAPPGEGADTKKAMPAGVKSRMRKTKSIESDPPEDWPAINSLIDGLRGTGYLPLPLDRTAGIPANTTVVSVYVDHLSKLNVYLPVITRTVVNTRDLQVYVQGADGHPGQWKSYSEGLCAIHASPGLLNEDDAKLMIRQALLAPTPVANTPLIVLINAGGKRLYPGMNDGAGSGLPPVPENAWLIRTRSDSQTAQMTGVHSLSPLAPMYIGNRIGVHQAEHQELVYYFTSYSKTFNRTRSHRYHTRYDVRQSELKDSWQQLGVTEFVMIQKGDFACNDQLALQTGYWCKNAPLWDGFLRLPSPLHAARQIAEDHPVAEKLRKGRF; encoded by the coding sequence ATGACGATTTCCCTGAGGACTAACCTGTTCAGGTTCGATCCAGACGAGCTACCAGCTGCCGTGCAATATGCAGCATCGCCGGCGTTCAAGAACGGCTGGCAACTGCTCACCAATCACTTTGGTAGACCTTACCTGCCCACAGAAGCGCTTGAGGAGATGCTCAGTTACATCACGGGTGGCCCTGTTTGGATAAATGCCCAGCTGTTGAAGGGCGGGCCTGCCATTGCTTCGCTGAAAGAGATCCAGACCGATAAGCTGAACCGGGCCGTCAACGTCTGGGCCCAGCACATAATGCGCAAAGCACCACTTGAGGCGCAGGAATTCATCAAGCTACTGATACCTGAACGTGCAGCCCCGCTGTATGCACGCGATGTGATGAACGACCCCCGCCAGTCTGCGTCGGCCTACAAGGTTGTCCCTTGGATGCTCGCCCAGCAGCTGGCCAGCCAACCCATGGAATCATCCGTCCCGTTAAACCTCGAAGTGTCCAGTGATGGAAACCTACTTGCCTGGGACAGCCCGCTGCTCTACAGCTACGGTGAGCGTCGGGCAGTGGCAATGCACTCGGTCTCAACCAGTTTGTTACTGTTGCACAAAGTTCCCAGCCAGTACGCGTCAGTCACAGTGCATCTGAGCCATATCTTGCCCGAATGGCGTCACACCACGCATTCCACCTGGCTAAAGACCGAGCGCGGGATCTCCAAATTCCAGATTCGCACATTGCCCCTGGTCGATGGTCAATTCCGGACGATCTATACCAGCCCTTCGGCGGAGCTCCTGGAGCTCATGGGGGAAGGGACGCTGCCGGCGCTAGGCGGGAATGAAATCTCACTGACCGGTGCACTGCGTCCAATCCATGCGCACACACCGATTGGCTCTCCTATCGGCAGCGGCGTGGGTACGGTGATTCTCGACCAGGCGAGCTTCCACCTGCAGAAGACGCTTACCTCTGCCAAACCCATGCTGACCCGTTATGTAGGACGGCTGATAGCCCAGCGTGACAAGACGGGGAATGATTCGGTGCGACCCATCCGCATCGCTGTAGTAACTGCGCACACGGACATCATGATGCGTATCAACCATGCCTATGAACACCTGAGTGCGCTCTCCCCGGTCTTCAAAGGCAAGCCCAAGCCCCAGGTCACCCTTCAACAGATTCAATGCAAGGACGCCCAACGGGTGCTCACCACCAAGACAACGTCAACTGATATCCAACAGTGGTTCACCAACGAGTTGCTTCCACGGTTAAGTGCATTCGCACCTGACGCCGCGATCATTGAAACGGCGCCTGAGGTAGCCACCAAGGACGACCATGACCCAAAGCATCTGTTACGAGCACTATGCGCCAAACACGGCATCTCGACCCAGTTCATCTTTCATCTCGCACCACCAGGAGAAGGAGCCGATACAAAGAAAGCGATGCCAGCGGGGGTAAAAAGTCGGATGCGCAAAACCAAATCGATAGAATCCGATCCTCCCGAGGATTGGCCTGCCATCAACAGCCTCATCGATGGATTGCGCGGTACCGGCTACCTCCCCCTTCCACTGGATCGTACTGCCGGGATTCCCGCAAATACGACAGTGGTATCGGTGTACGTTGACCACCTCAGCAAACTGAACGTCTATTTGCCCGTCATCACGCGTACAGTGGTCAACACACGAGATTTGCAGGTGTACGTCCAAGGCGCGGATGGCCACCCTGGCCAATGGAAAAGCTACAGCGAAGGCTTATGTGCTATCCATGCTTCCCCTGGATTGCTGAATGAAGACGATGCGAAGCTGATGATCAGGCAAGCACTTCTGGCACCCACACCCGTTGCGAATACTCCTCTGATCGTACTGATCAATGCCGGCGGCAAGCGTCTATACCCCGGCATGAACGATGGCGCGGGGAGCGGGCTACCACCAGTACCGGAAAATGCCTGGCTGATTCGTACCCGGTCTGACTCTCAGACGGCCCAAATGACCGGCGTGCACTCACTTTCGCCTCTGGCTCCCATGTACATCGGCAACCGGATCGGTGTTCATCAGGCCGAGCACCAGGAGCTCGTTTACTACTTCACCTCATACTCCAAAACCTTCAACAGGACGCGCTCACACCGCTACCACACGCGCTATGACGTGAGGCAATCCGAGCTGAAGGATTCATGGCAGCAACTGGGCGTGACGGAATTCGTGATGATCCAGAAAGGCGACTTTGCCTGCAACGATCAGCTGGCACTGCAGACAGGTTACTGGTGCAAGAATGCTCCACTGTGGGATGGCTTCTTGCGCCTTCCCTCCCCGCTTCATGCAGCGCGTCAGATTGCAGAGGATCACCCGGTTGCGGAAAAGCTAAGGAAAGGAAGGTTTTGA
- a CDS encoding metallophosphoesterase family protein — protein MKIAIYSDLHLEFSEFEPPPVEADVVVLAGDISVRSLGVTWANQTFKCQVIYVCGNHEFYKGHIDRTLTKMRDAAEPHVRILDNQSLVIGGTRFLVATGWTDFTSTGDYRAAMRECAQWMNDFKRIRIGDGYRKLRPADLIARNIATREYLACELAKPFDGKTVVVTHHCPIAEVAGDGHEGHLAAAYSNQWHDLLELADAWIFGHTHHAVDTSVSGCRLVSNPRGYPGERTGFAADFMMEI, from the coding sequence TTGAAGATAGCGATCTACTCTGATTTGCATCTGGAATTTTCTGAGTTCGAGCCTCCTCCGGTCGAGGCTGATGTGGTTGTACTCGCGGGCGACATTTCGGTGCGAAGCCTCGGAGTGACGTGGGCAAATCAGACATTCAAATGCCAGGTGATCTACGTCTGCGGCAACCACGAGTTTTACAAGGGGCACATTGATCGAACGCTTACCAAGATGCGAGACGCAGCCGAGCCGCATGTGCGCATCCTGGACAACCAGAGCCTCGTCATCGGGGGCACTCGGTTTCTGGTGGCGACTGGTTGGACAGACTTCACCTCGACCGGGGACTACAGAGCAGCGATGAGGGAATGTGCGCAATGGATGAACGACTTCAAACGAATCCGCATCGGGGACGGTTATCGCAAGCTCAGACCCGCCGACCTCATTGCCCGGAACATCGCTACCCGCGAGTATCTCGCCTGCGAACTCGCTAAGCCGTTTGACGGCAAGACGGTAGTTGTTACACACCACTGCCCGATAGCTGAGGTCGCCGGGGATGGCCATGAAGGCCACCTAGCGGCGGCTTACTCCAACCAATGGCACGATTTGCTTGAGCTCGCGGATGCATGGATCTTTGGTCACACGCACCATGCTGTTGATACAAGTGTCTCCGGCTGCCGACTCGTCTCAAATCCGAGGGGATATCCTGGTGAGCGAACAGGATTTGCCGCAGATTTCATGATGGAGATCTGA
- a CDS encoding DUF6957 family protein, whose translation MEAAQLAYFLLHGAEHVEGLASSDDQLIELAKTRSGDKPYCVIRSWILLDVMVSHTDEKTLQAQGLQPTVLLGREIIFDSRTQCSRPGGLRSSFLYSQVGSVFESKDTLYYLAGPGFRNHTSLTAVLTLDNVGWRVTQDAM comes from the coding sequence GTGGAAGCAGCACAGTTGGCGTACTTTTTACTCCACGGCGCAGAGCACGTAGAAGGACTGGCATCTTCGGACGATCAGTTGATTGAATTAGCAAAGACCCGTTCGGGAGACAAGCCTTACTGCGTGATCAGGAGTTGGATTTTGCTTGATGTGATGGTGTCTCACACCGACGAGAAGACTCTGCAGGCGCAAGGTCTTCAACCTACCGTGTTATTGGGACGGGAAATCATTTTCGACAGTCGCACCCAGTGCTCACGGCCAGGCGGGCTGAGATCCAGCTTTCTTTACTCGCAGGTAGGGTCGGTGTTCGAAAGCAAAGACACGCTGTATTACCTGGCGGGGCCCGGCTTTCGCAATCACACCAGTCTCACAGCTGTACTGACGCTCGATAACGTTGGGTGGCGGGTGACCCAGGACGCAATGTGA
- a CDS encoding metallophosphoesterase, which translates to MKILVYSDLHTEFEDFTPPATGADVVILAGDIGVKTRGVQWANAAFGCPVIYVCGNHEFYDGHLERTLEEMKAVAASHVHVLENECWIWNQTRFLCATAWTDFSLTGSTDIAMRRAAELMNDFRVIRTGADNRRLRPEDVAVRNLASRTWLSQELSKPFAGLTAVVTHHAPLVGVLNGPRDHLDAAYANHWPDLVHQADLWVFGHTHCPVDLMERDCRVVSNPRGYPGERLQFRSDFEVEI; encoded by the coding sequence ATGAAAATTTTGGTGTATTCCGATTTACATACCGAATTCGAAGATTTCACGCCGCCGGCGACGGGTGCTGATGTGGTTATTTTGGCAGGGGACATCGGTGTGAAAACTCGGGGCGTGCAGTGGGCAAACGCTGCGTTCGGTTGTCCTGTCATTTACGTCTGCGGTAACCACGAATTTTACGATGGCCACCTCGAAAGAACGCTTGAGGAGATGAAGGCGGTCGCAGCGTCGCATGTACATGTCTTGGAAAACGAGTGTTGGATTTGGAATCAAACCCGGTTTCTGTGCGCCACTGCCTGGACTGACTTTTCATTGACGGGTTCGACAGACATTGCCATGCGCAGGGCTGCTGAACTGATGAATGATTTTCGGGTGATTCGGACTGGAGCAGACAATCGCCGCTTGCGACCTGAAGATGTGGCTGTACGTAACCTGGCGTCACGCACTTGGCTTTCCCAGGAGCTCAGCAAACCCTTTGCAGGACTTACCGCAGTGGTAACTCACCATGCTCCGTTGGTCGGTGTTTTGAATGGCCCTCGTGACCACCTTGATGCGGCGTATGCCAATCACTGGCCGGATCTCGTTCACCAGGCAGATCTTTGGGTTTTCGGCCATACGCATTGTCCGGTCGACCTCATGGAGCGTGACTGCCGTGTGGTGTCGAACCCAAGAGGCTATCCGGGGGAGCGACTGCAGTTTCGCTCTGATTTTGAGGTTGAGATCTAA
- a CDS encoding AAA family ATPase translates to MEYDEGREITRLIAEEMLNVGRSFPNISSEKINLLAALHLTKGLILEDRYRSSFEDARVHVTELMKLNEFDDTDVRAAFNEKLLHIRAVSSDTMDREVRVKTATHLIDLFIFEFYKIAPSHPMVVAALVGSIHSTLYSPIVEIAPTTAELSIGKSSEIDSSSFPMLSPTSAGLKALISLKLIINQIYPDFIHRHVPDRVADSQPSYLVDAGPQFKFTAVTGLINLAAFALQYPQPARFMLVLPASKAKYGGLRKELAPAIFNGLRLDAAICFSSSEATAAAHDQVLLIFSQHIHLMRKPALYIDVSNANKSLERLDLEERAILAGHIFNIHESRNIDDLPRSIPPKVETILNAQFSDGFKDVKGLCIEDKSEHQEAWKIYSPKNFIRTNQLQGSVFNLAANPQDILKLLSDPTEPACIYIIGNNGAGKTQLLCELIDRVGELDRRTVGISTGVHDRFPLGRSQQYKRFEYRGARTSADAISPSRLTKAVTALAARVFVDQHMLEALKECQTCLGFAPRFYFMLRPEMALDNAPNEIRTLRMSDHAADNHVPDELAKYEFGVVRPAIDDQKERIVSYSSLSSGEQNINQLLLNIITSAEPGTVFLVDEPEISLHLKWQQTLPRVFHLLSRRFGCSFVVATHAPTLITNANDQGSHSFLLDTGKLPKLTDKERYSVESIILEGFGTYTPHNRAVHEACARIVAKTIETKGKLRADQPSPLKELNDMLKKMPTQPGAYVPPGQEEDIDLIKKAYTAIELLLVDQEAASKRTDEAQV, encoded by the coding sequence ATGGAATACGACGAAGGCCGGGAGATCACTCGCCTGATCGCTGAAGAAATGCTTAACGTAGGACGTAGCTTCCCAAACATTTCATCAGAGAAAATCAATCTCCTCGCCGCGTTGCACCTGACGAAGGGGCTGATCCTGGAAGACAGGTACCGAAGCAGTTTTGAGGATGCCAGGGTACATGTAACCGAGCTGATGAAGCTAAACGAATTCGATGATACAGACGTCAGGGCAGCGTTCAACGAAAAGCTGCTGCACATCCGAGCGGTGTCTAGTGACACGATGGATCGGGAGGTCAGGGTAAAAACGGCGACACATCTCATTGATCTCTTCATCTTTGAGTTCTACAAGATTGCCCCGAGCCATCCAATGGTGGTCGCAGCCTTGGTCGGAAGTATTCATTCCACCTTGTACTCGCCTATTGTCGAGATTGCGCCGACGACGGCTGAGCTGTCTATTGGAAAGTCCTCTGAAATAGACAGCAGTTCTTTCCCGATGCTGTCCCCGACCTCTGCTGGTTTGAAGGCGCTGATTTCCTTAAAACTCATCATCAACCAGATCTACCCTGACTTTATTCATCGTCACGTTCCTGACAGGGTCGCCGACAGTCAGCCGAGCTACCTCGTTGACGCTGGCCCGCAATTCAAATTCACTGCCGTGACGGGACTCATCAACCTCGCCGCATTTGCCTTACAGTACCCTCAACCTGCGCGATTCATGCTTGTACTGCCAGCCAGCAAAGCGAAGTACGGCGGACTACGTAAAGAGCTTGCACCGGCGATCTTCAACGGTCTGCGGTTAGACGCTGCTATCTGTTTTAGCTCCAGCGAAGCGACAGCCGCCGCGCATGACCAAGTCCTGCTGATTTTTAGCCAGCATATTCACTTGATGCGCAAGCCAGCGCTGTACATCGACGTCTCAAACGCTAATAAATCCCTGGAGCGGCTGGATCTTGAAGAACGCGCGATCCTAGCCGGTCATATCTTTAACATCCATGAATCACGCAACATCGACGACCTGCCCAGGAGCATTCCTCCGAAGGTCGAAACTATCTTGAATGCACAGTTTTCAGATGGTTTCAAGGATGTAAAGGGGCTGTGTATCGAGGACAAAAGCGAGCATCAGGAAGCCTGGAAAATCTATTCGCCCAAAAACTTCATCCGAACCAATCAGCTTCAGGGAAGTGTTTTCAACCTTGCGGCCAACCCACAAGACATTCTCAAGCTTTTGAGCGATCCGACTGAGCCTGCCTGCATCTATATCATTGGTAACAACGGTGCAGGGAAGACCCAGTTGCTGTGTGAACTCATCGACAGGGTCGGTGAGCTTGATCGCAGAACTGTTGGCATCTCGACAGGGGTACATGATCGTTTCCCGCTCGGACGCAGCCAACAATACAAACGTTTTGAGTATCGCGGTGCCCGCACCAGTGCAGATGCCATCTCTCCCTCCAGGTTGACCAAAGCCGTAACCGCCTTGGCGGCCAGGGTCTTCGTCGATCAGCACATGCTTGAGGCCTTGAAAGAGTGCCAAACGTGCCTGGGCTTCGCCCCACGCTTCTACTTCATGCTTCGGCCAGAAATGGCACTGGACAATGCCCCTAATGAAATTCGCACCTTGAGGATGTCAGATCACGCTGCGGATAACCATGTTCCTGACGAGCTGGCCAAATACGAGTTCGGCGTCGTGCGCCCAGCGATTGACGATCAAAAGGAGCGGATTGTCTCCTACTCATCGCTGAGTTCTGGAGAGCAAAACATCAACCAGTTGCTGCTCAACATCATCACGTCAGCCGAACCAGGGACGGTCTTTCTGGTAGACGAGCCAGAAATCAGCTTGCATCTGAAATGGCAGCAGACACTTCCAAGGGTGTTCCACCTGCTCTCCCGCCGCTTCGGTTGCTCATTCGTCGTCGCAACCCATGCTCCGACCCTCATCACCAATGCGAACGACCAAGGCAGTCACAGCTTCTTGCTCGACACGGGCAAATTGCCGAAGCTGACTGACAAGGAGCGGTACTCCGTTGAGTCGATCATTCTGGAAGGCTTCGGTACCTACACCCCTCACAACCGCGCGGTGCATGAGGCCTGCGCTCGTATCGTTGCCAAAACGATTGAAACAAAAGGCAAGCTTCGAGCTGACCAGCCCTCACCTCTCAAAGAGCTGAATGACATGCTCAAGAAGATGCCGACTCAACCTGGAGCATACGTACCTCCAGGTCAGGAAGAGGACATCGACCTGATCAAGAAGGCCTACACCGCGATTGAGTTGCTACTGGTCGACCAGGAAGCGGCAAGCAAACGTACCGACGAGGCTCAGGTGTAG
- a CDS encoding HNH endonuclease has product MADYYVLKDADMKPAYDEYKAQCHAEERFHKVVMFNIHRFHVMALQRFKARQAGEAIKKRNLWNEFSNPKKPVPAATVAAAPGAIAAPGTIAAPGSPEAGVAGSPAPAETPKRKRGPAKPTVSDIKGAFRQYIAKQQGNRCCYCRRWLFNSGYSKPIEHILPRENYEQYSFHFWNLSVACVDCNSLKTDDDWASPTKQGLEAYPAPNSFTEMFHPRFHRFDDHVRFIRVQTNDHSVTLYRGITPQGQKLCEDLLNKIAGKEVIVNANADLKSSLETIEQFEVEEGSELESALKSLHGALSGRTFELVQS; this is encoded by the coding sequence ATGGCGGATTACTATGTGCTGAAAGATGCCGACATGAAGCCTGCCTACGACGAGTACAAGGCGCAGTGCCATGCCGAGGAGCGCTTCCATAAGGTCGTAATGTTCAACATTCACCGTTTCCACGTGATGGCTCTGCAGCGATTCAAGGCAAGACAGGCTGGCGAAGCAATCAAGAAACGAAACCTCTGGAACGAATTTTCGAATCCTAAAAAGCCGGTGCCTGCAGCTACAGTGGCCGCAGCGCCTGGCGCGATCGCCGCCCCTGGCACGATCGCTGCACCTGGCTCACCTGAGGCGGGAGTTGCAGGTTCCCCTGCACCTGCTGAGACGCCCAAGCGCAAGCGAGGCCCAGCGAAGCCGACCGTCAGTGACATCAAGGGAGCTTTCAGGCAGTACATCGCTAAGCAGCAAGGTAACCGTTGCTGCTACTGCCGGCGGTGGTTATTCAACAGCGGTTACTCGAAGCCAATCGAGCACATCCTTCCACGCGAAAACTACGAACAATATTCCTTCCACTTCTGGAACCTGTCGGTCGCCTGCGTTGACTGCAACAGTTTGAAGACTGACGACGACTGGGCCAGCCCCACCAAACAGGGCTTGGAGGCGTACCCTGCGCCCAATTCTTTCACGGAAATGTTCCACCCTCGCTTCCATCGCTTCGACGATCATGTTCGCTTCATTCGGGTGCAAACCAATGATCACAGCGTCACGCTATACCGAGGCATCACGCCGCAAGGGCAGAAGCTGTGTGAGGATCTGCTGAACAAAATCGCGGGTAAGGAAGTGATTGTGAACGCGAACGCCGACCTCAAAAGCTCGCTGGAAACCATTGAGCAGTTCGAGGTTGAGGAAGGCAGTGAACTGGAGAGCGCCTTGAAAAGCCTGCATGGTGCCCTATCGGGTCGCACGTTCGAGCTGGTGCAGAGCTAA